One part of the Paramormyrops kingsleyae isolate MSU_618 chromosome 2, PKINGS_0.4, whole genome shotgun sequence genome encodes these proteins:
- the LOC111838608 gene encoding profilin-2-like, which produces MSAVSLQDYVDSVLPEEQYADWAIVNHRKRKVLAAKRWGWLGHLTRQEVKTLLTGDREAIQTQGLTLGGMQCSLIRDNMGTPGDRSMDLRTKPRPGRGVAVRRSRRVLVLLVGQRGVHGAVLHQMAYKIASNIDDGDSQIIQ; this is translated from the coding sequence ATGTCTGCGGTCAGCTTGCAGGACTACGTGGACAGTGTGCTGCCGGAGGAGCAGTATGCTGACTGGGCGATTGTGAACCATCGCAAACGTAAAGTTTTGGCCGCCAAACGATGGGGCTGGCTGGGACACTTGACCCGCCAAGAAGTGAAGACTTTGCTGACAGGTGACCGAGAGGCCATTCAGACCCAAGGCCTTACTCTCGGCGGAATGCAGTGCTCACTCATCCGGGACAACATGGGCACGCCCGGCGATCGCTCGATGGACCTCCGCACAAAGCCAAGGCCTGGCCGTGGCGTGGCGGTGCGCCGCTCCAGACGGGTCCTTGTTCTGCTCGTTGGTCAGCGCGGCGTCCACGGTGCTGTCCTTCATCAGATGGCGTACAAGATAGCTTCTAATATCGACGATGGCGATTCACAGATAATCCAATAA
- the rab7b gene encoding ras-related protein Rab-7b isoform X1 has translation MDSWLGSSSVLSGAASSASSPVQQSSMASRKKVLLKVIILGDSGVGKTSLMNQYVNKKFSNQYKATIGADFLTKEVMVDDRLVTMQIWDTAGQERFQSLGVAFYRGADCCVLVYDVTAPNTFKTLDSWRDEFLIQASPRDPENFPFVVLGNKIDLENRQVTTKRAQAWCQSKNGIPYFETSAKEAINVDQAFQTIARNALKQESEVETYDFPDQIKLRDDKPVSSSDGCGC, from the exons ATGGACAGCTGGCTCGGTTCGTCTTCGGTTCTGAGCGGAGCGGCTTCGTCCGCCAGCAGCCC CGTCCAGCAGTCCAGTATGGCTTCACGGAAGAAGGTGCTGCTCAAAGTTATCATCCTGGGAGACTCTGG CGTGGGCAAGACCTCTCTGATGAACCAGTATGTGAACAAAAAGTTCAGCAACCAGTACAAGGCCACGATCGGCGCTGACTTCCTCACCAAAGAGGTCATGGTTGATGACAGGCTGGTCACTATGCAG ATATGGGACACTGCGGGACAGGAGCGCTTCCAGTCACTGGGTGTGGCTTTTTATCGTGGGGCCGACTGCTGTGTGCTGGTGTATGACGTCACCGCACCAAACACCTTTAAAACCCTGGACAGCTGGAGGGATGAGTTCCTGATCCAAGCCAGTCCCCGTGACCCTGAGAACTTCCCATTCGTGGTGCTAGGCAACAAGATTGACTTGGAAAATAGGCAG GTAACGACGAAGCGAGCTCAGGCATGGTGTCAGAGTAAGAACGGCATCCCGTACTTCGAAACCAGCGCCAAAGAGGCCATCAATGTGGACCAGGCATTCCAAACGATCGCCCGCAACGCTCTCAAACAG GAGTCAGAGGTGGAGACGTACGATTTCCCTGATCAGATCAAACTGAGGGATGACAAACCAGTGTCCTCCAGTGATGGCTGCGGCTGCTGA
- the rab7b gene encoding ras-related protein Rab-7b isoform X2 — protein MASRKKVLLKVIILGDSGVGKTSLMNQYVNKKFSNQYKATIGADFLTKEVMVDDRLVTMQIWDTAGQERFQSLGVAFYRGADCCVLVYDVTAPNTFKTLDSWRDEFLIQASPRDPENFPFVVLGNKIDLENRQVTTKRAQAWCQSKNGIPYFETSAKEAINVDQAFQTIARNALKQESEVETYDFPDQIKLRDDKPVSSSDGCGC, from the exons ATGGCTTCACGGAAGAAGGTGCTGCTCAAAGTTATCATCCTGGGAGACTCTGG CGTGGGCAAGACCTCTCTGATGAACCAGTATGTGAACAAAAAGTTCAGCAACCAGTACAAGGCCACGATCGGCGCTGACTTCCTCACCAAAGAGGTCATGGTTGATGACAGGCTGGTCACTATGCAG ATATGGGACACTGCGGGACAGGAGCGCTTCCAGTCACTGGGTGTGGCTTTTTATCGTGGGGCCGACTGCTGTGTGCTGGTGTATGACGTCACCGCACCAAACACCTTTAAAACCCTGGACAGCTGGAGGGATGAGTTCCTGATCCAAGCCAGTCCCCGTGACCCTGAGAACTTCCCATTCGTGGTGCTAGGCAACAAGATTGACTTGGAAAATAGGCAG GTAACGACGAAGCGAGCTCAGGCATGGTGTCAGAGTAAGAACGGCATCCCGTACTTCGAAACCAGCGCCAAAGAGGCCATCAATGTGGACCAGGCATTCCAAACGATCGCCCGCAACGCTCTCAAACAG GAGTCAGAGGTGGAGACGTACGATTTCCCTGATCAGATCAAACTGAGGGATGACAAACCAGTGTCCTCCAGTGATGGCTGCGGCTGCTGA
- the ubl4a gene encoding ubiquitin-like protein 4A, giving the protein MILTVKPLQGKECSLQVTEDEKVSTVKELISDRLNIPPSQQRLLYKGKSLADEHRLSDYSIGADAKLNLVVRPTGERAGTAGGSGGGGECGSSAVWQALSVVLAKHFSPTDAAKVQEQVIKDYERSLRQLSLDDIERLASRLLHPEAGGMDTSYMD; this is encoded by the exons ATGATTCTCACGGTGAAGCCACTTCAAGGGAAGGAATGTAGCCTGCAG GTCACAGAGGACGAGAAAGTGTCGACGGTGAAGGAGCTCATCTCTGACCGTCTGAATATCCCCCCCAGTCAGCAGCGGCTGCTTTACAAAGGGAAGTCTTTGGCAG ATGAGCACCGGTTAAGTGATTACTCCATCGGAGCAGACGCCAAGCTCAATCTGGTAGTGCGGCCCACGGGAGAAAGGGCAGGGACAGCCGGGGGCTCCGGAGGTGGTGGAGAATGCGGCAGCAGTGCGGTGTGGCAGGCCCTCTCTGTGGTGCTGGCCAAACATTTCAGTCCTACGGATGCAGCTAAGGTGCAGGAGCAGGTTATCAAG GATTACGAACGCTCCCTCCGGCAGCTCAGCCTGGATGACATCGAGCGCCTGGCCAGCCGGCTGCTGCACCCAGAGGCGGGGGGCATGGACACCTCATACATGGACTGA